Proteins found in one Aneurinibacillus uraniidurans genomic segment:
- a CDS encoding CPBP family intramembrane glutamic endopeptidase: MLFIMLLAFLLVYDPIFGKMMFERFVRKLIRNQTTRVSYYYETIAVLWGAVLLLFLAVWQYKVPLTELGLQKVPTFNLLDGNPLNAWISAIVLGLILLYGIVFVVNTLLFVWKPHYFEKIQKEIEEEGYTTYLLPTSTKEKCVWVFVSITAGVCEELLYRSFLMYYLPSLLDTQSVWISLILSSLIFGLAHTYQGVKGAMKATTLGMYFCLLYLVTDSIIPGMILHTLIDLAGVFMMKSRKEKS; encoded by the coding sequence ATGCTTTTTATCATGCTGCTTGCTTTTTTGCTTGTATATGACCCTATATTCGGAAAAATGATGTTTGAACGTTTTGTACGAAAGCTGATACGCAATCAAACAACACGAGTGAGCTACTATTATGAAACAATAGCTGTTTTGTGGGGGGCTGTCTTGCTTTTATTTTTGGCAGTGTGGCAATACAAGGTGCCTTTGACTGAGCTTGGCCTACAAAAGGTACCTACTTTCAATCTTTTAGATGGAAATCCGCTGAATGCATGGATTTCTGCTATTGTGCTTGGCTTGATACTTTTGTATGGGATTGTTTTTGTTGTAAATACCTTATTATTTGTATGGAAACCTCACTATTTCGAAAAAATTCAAAAGGAAATCGAAGAAGAAGGGTATACCACTTACTTACTTCCTACCAGTACAAAAGAAAAGTGCGTATGGGTTTTCGTTTCGATCACAGCAGGCGTATGTGAGGAATTGCTCTACCGTTCATTCTTGATGTATTATCTACCGTCACTACTAGACACCCAATCCGTATGGATATCTCTTATTCTCTCTTCTCTTATTTTCGGATTAGCCCATACGTATCAAGGCGTAAAAGGAGCAATGAAGGCTACGACATTAGGCATGTATTTTTGCTTGCTTTACCTCGTTACAGACTCTATCATTCCAGGTATGATTCTACATACACTGATTGACCTGGCCGGGGTTTTCATGATGAAATCAAGGAAAGAAAAATCGTAA
- a CDS encoding DUF4253 domain-containing protein: MIISGTLLQGTTSDTLDTNQKHEYTKSANISKDKNTIRKKARNLQEAKMLLQTLTKRSVRSYSTWDFGREKDTSCISVLVKEKDAINILHAIRTQLDPGMIAFIGTKTTQWFENKEKETEVEIVVGKGDDPFDILRIARTDAINYGMKTEDLIKKLRNLVKDNKIDIIAAETDTVELELVDMPYDLHAFCQELYSLCPDIVDQGIGSIEDLEASMRKDKKIYLWWD, translated from the coding sequence ATGATAATTTCAGGAACGTTATTGCAAGGGACTACATCAGACACCTTAGATACTAACCAAAAACACGAATATACAAAGTCAGCAAATATATCAAAAGACAAAAATACTATAAGGAAAAAAGCTAGGAACCTTCAAGAAGCAAAAATGCTACTTCAAACCTTAACCAAGCGCTCGGTTCGTTCATATTCTACGTGGGATTTTGGACGGGAAAAAGATACAAGCTGTATTTCTGTTTTAGTAAAGGAAAAGGATGCTATTAACATTCTACATGCAATCAGAACTCAACTTGATCCGGGCATGATAGCATTCATTGGTACGAAAACAACACAATGGTTTGAAAATAAAGAAAAGGAAACAGAAGTTGAAATTGTCGTGGGTAAAGGAGATGATCCGTTCGATATTCTTCGTATAGCTAGAACAGATGCTATTAATTATGGAATGAAAACAGAAGATTTGATTAAAAAGCTAAGAAACTTGGTAAAAGACAATAAAATTGACATAATAGCTGCCGAAACCGATACAGTCGAATTAGAACTAGTAGACATGCCTTATGATCTCCATGCATTTTGCCAAGAATTATATTCTCTGTGTCCCGACATCGTTGACCAAGGAATAGGCTCTATAGAAGATTTAGAGGCTTCAATGCGTAAAGACAAAAAAATTTATTTATGGTGGGATTAG
- a CDS encoding SRPBCC family protein, which translates to MQTQETLPEIHKTIVLNAPIEKVWKAVATSEGISAWWMPNTFEPILGHDFILQTGQFGDSPCKVTELDPPNRVGFDWGKDWHLVFELKKLEDGKTEFTLIHSGWDAEKITEFGQPHSIVRGIMDGGWGKIVTEKLPAYIGA; encoded by the coding sequence ATGCAAACACAGGAAACATTACCAGAAATCCACAAAACGATTGTACTTAATGCTCCGATTGAAAAAGTTTGGAAAGCAGTTGCAACATCAGAAGGGATTTCGGCATGGTGGATGCCAAATACTTTTGAACCTATTTTAGGACATGACTTCATACTCCAAACAGGTCAATTCGGTGATTCACCATGTAAAGTAACTGAGCTTGACCCTCCGAACCGTGTCGGTTTTGATTGGGGTAAGGATTGGCATCTTGTTTTTGAATTAAAAAAGTTAGAAGATGGAAAAACAGAGTTTACACTGATCCATTCTGGCTGGGATGCGGAAAAAATCACAGAGTTTGGACAACCTCACTCGATCGTTCGTGGCATTATGGACGGCGGATGGGGAAAAATCGTAACAGAGAAACTTCCCGCATATATTGGGGCTTAA
- a CDS encoding PLP-dependent aminotransferase family protein: MKWKPNRQSHLTVQEQIVDWIKSQIERGEWTVGTKIPTQRQLAAQFNVNRSTVQLALDEVKADGLLESKMGSGVFVANNSWNVLLNRAQPNWQQHIESSIHKPNYHTIQLINEYEQMDHIIRLGTGELSPELLPTKQIEQSLQKISLEAKAIGYSSPQGSEKLRRILCTYLKKRGIQTAPENILIVSGALQALQLIAMGLLEEGSIVFQEQPSYLNSVHPFQSAGMRMIPVLRDEHVTDNLRALKRKRQSLFYCVPTLHNPTGHNWSMEEKKSLYNTCKELQIPIIEDDVYHELLFDSSSPAIKSFDTSGQVLYIGSVSKTLSPGLRIGWVVAPSPVIRRLADIKMQTDYGSSAFSQEIVAHWISSGLYEKHLIKLREQLKRRATFVEEIVEQQFQKIATWKKSEGGFYIWLRFHEPIVNKALFLNLLNQNVLINPGYIYESGDLHHIRLSYAYASLEELKKGLNILLELIRN, encoded by the coding sequence ATGAAGTGGAAACCAAATCGTCAGTCTCATTTGACCGTTCAAGAGCAAATTGTAGATTGGATAAAATCTCAGATTGAACGAGGGGAGTGGACTGTTGGCACAAAGATTCCAACACAGCGCCAACTCGCAGCGCAATTTAATGTGAACCGGAGTACCGTGCAGCTTGCACTTGATGAAGTAAAAGCGGATGGTTTGCTCGAATCAAAAATGGGATCAGGAGTATTTGTGGCTAATAATTCGTGGAATGTACTTTTGAACAGAGCTCAACCGAATTGGCAGCAGCATATTGAATCAAGTATTCATAAACCAAACTACCATACGATTCAGCTCATCAACGAATATGAGCAAATGGATCATATCATCCGGCTTGGAACAGGTGAATTATCACCTGAATTACTCCCAACGAAACAAATTGAACAGTCGTTACAAAAGATTTCGCTTGAAGCAAAGGCAATAGGTTATTCATCACCACAAGGAAGTGAAAAGCTGAGAAGAATTTTATGTACCTATTTAAAAAAACGTGGGATTCAAACAGCGCCTGAGAACATTTTAATTGTTTCAGGTGCACTTCAAGCGCTTCAATTAATTGCAATGGGACTATTAGAAGAAGGATCAATCGTCTTCCAGGAACAACCTTCGTATTTAAATTCTGTGCATCCCTTTCAATCCGCTGGAATGCGGATGATTCCAGTTTTGCGGGATGAACATGTAACAGACAATTTACGGGCACTCAAAAGAAAAAGACAATCTTTATTTTACTGTGTACCAACCTTACACAATCCGACAGGGCATAATTGGTCGATGGAAGAAAAGAAAAGCCTGTACAATACGTGCAAGGAGCTGCAAATCCCAATTATTGAAGATGATGTGTATCACGAACTATTATTTGACTCATCTTCGCCTGCTATAAAGTCGTTTGATACATCAGGGCAGGTGCTTTATATCGGCAGTGTATCCAAAACGCTAAGTCCCGGATTACGAATTGGTTGGGTGGTTGCCCCTTCACCTGTAATTAGGCGATTAGCTGATATTAAAATGCAAACGGACTATGGTTCAAGTGCCTTTTCTCAAGAAATCGTTGCACACTGGATATCATCCGGTTTATACGAAAAGCACCTGATTAAGCTTCGTGAACAATTGAAAAGAAGGGCGACATTTGTAGAAGAAATAGTAGAACAGCAATTTCAAAAAATCGCTACCTGGAAAAAGTCTGAGGGTGGTTTTTATATATGGCTCAGATTTCATGAACCGATTGTAAACAAGGCATTATTTCTAAATTTACTTAATCAAAATGTTTTGATCAACCCAGGTTATATTTATGAATCGGGAGATTTACATCATATTCGTCTTTCCTATGCCTATGCGTCATTAGAAGAATTAAAAAAAGGACTAAACATTTTACTAGAACTAATCCGGAACTAA
- a CDS encoding LysE/ArgO family amino acid transporter, with protein sequence MEAIFHGIILAFGLILPLGVQNVFVFSQGATQPKLLRALPATITAALCDTFLILLAVFGLSVVVLQFHWLRLGLMIAGILFLLYMGYVIWRSEPTTNEPNQALPIRQQILFALSVSLLNPHAILDTVGVIGTSALKYVGTKQVFFTIACIAVSWIWFFGLTLAGTVMKKLDGTGGLMNIFNKCSALFIWGTAIYLFIGLL encoded by the coding sequence ATGGAAGCCATTTTTCATGGAATCATCTTAGCATTCGGACTCATTTTACCTTTAGGGGTACAGAATGTATTTGTATTTTCACAAGGAGCCACACAGCCAAAGCTACTTCGGGCGCTTCCGGCGACGATTACTGCTGCACTGTGTGATACCTTTTTAATCCTATTAGCTGTCTTTGGGTTATCTGTTGTTGTTTTACAATTCCACTGGTTACGACTTGGCCTTATGATTGCTGGAATTTTGTTTTTACTTTACATGGGGTACGTTATTTGGAGGTCTGAACCAACAACGAATGAACCGAATCAAGCATTACCAATCCGTCAACAAATCCTCTTCGCTTTATCCGTTTCTTTATTAAATCCTCATGCCATCTTAGATACAGTTGGTGTTATTGGGACAAGTGCATTAAAGTATGTCGGAACGAAACAAGTGTTTTTTACAATCGCATGTATTGCAGTATCCTGGATTTGGTTCTTTGGATTAACGCTTGCGGGTACAGTCATGAAGAAGCTAGATGGTACAGGGGGGTTGATGAACATATTCAATAAATGCTCTGCCCTGTTTATCTGGGGAACTGCCATTTATCTTTTTATTGGATTACTGTAA
- a CDS encoding alpha/beta fold hydrolase, with product MIEKVFNTGFVKLNYAEGGNPASPPLLLLHAATSRWQSFQSIIPELEENWHLYAVDLRGHGKSDNVHSNYKIDDYVPDISAFIEGCIKEPTIVFGHSLGGMISILAAAHHPALVKALIIGDSPISLEVLKEGTKDGNREMLMLQRDLAKTKSTEYILSELKQKFFLSIPGQKDMVPAFKVLGEDHPLFHFIATSLSQNDPEVLTAVLGRFDETYAEYKIDELLPKIQCPVLLLQGDPTFGGLIRDEDAKQALHLLPKATHIKINNVGHALHMQNKESVISAILPFMESL from the coding sequence ATGATTGAAAAAGTTTTTAATACGGGATTTGTTAAGCTAAATTATGCAGAAGGTGGTAATCCAGCCAGCCCACCCCTACTATTGCTTCATGCAGCCACTTCAAGGTGGCAGTCATTTCAATCCATAATTCCTGAGCTTGAGGAAAATTGGCATTTATACGCAGTAGACTTACGAGGTCATGGTAAATCAGATAACGTTCATTCAAATTATAAAATAGACGACTATGTTCCAGATATATCTGCTTTCATCGAAGGCTGTATTAAAGAACCTACAATTGTATTTGGTCATTCTCTTGGAGGAATGATTAGCATTTTAGCTGCAGCACATCATCCAGCTCTTGTGAAAGCATTGATCATTGGAGATTCCCCCATTTCATTAGAAGTTCTGAAAGAAGGTACTAAAGACGGCAATCGAGAAATGCTGATGTTACAGAGAGACCTGGCAAAAACTAAATCAACCGAATATATCCTTTCGGAACTAAAACAAAAGTTTTTTCTCTCAATTCCAGGTCAAAAAGACATGGTCCCTGCTTTCAAAGTATTGGGAGAAGATCATCCTTTATTTCATTTTATCGCAACAAGTCTAAGCCAAAATGATCCGGAGGTACTTACAGCCGTTCTTGGACGCTTTGACGAAACTTATGCCGAATATAAAATAGACGAATTGCTCCCTAAAATTCAATGCCCTGTTTTACTTCTTCAAGGCGATCCTACATTTGGAGGTTTAATAAGAGATGAAGATGCTAAACAAGCATTGCATCTCTTACCTAAAGCAACCCACATTAAAATTAACAATGTAGGTCATGCTTTACATATGCAAAACAAAGAGTCAGTTATAAGCGCTATACTTCCCTTTATGGAATCACTATAA
- a CDS encoding TetR/AcrR family transcriptional regulator produces the protein MEKRKRDKNETKKRIAEKAKELFSQKGYAATSIEDIIAAAESSKGNVYYHFKSKENLFLYLLEAGIEEWIDQWKKKESQYHTASDKLYGIALHVAEDFQNPLIKAAEEFSGSQTADPEVLSRVLEITRIPRRLYHEVLAEGIASGEFASRDVTELAFIFSGLLGGLGAAYYEVGIDELKRLYKEAITVFLHGISLEK, from the coding sequence ATGGAAAAGCGAAAACGGGATAAAAACGAAACGAAAAAAAGAATTGCAGAAAAAGCAAAGGAACTCTTCTCGCAGAAAGGATATGCGGCGACTTCCATTGAGGATATTATTGCTGCTGCCGAGAGTAGCAAAGGGAACGTATATTATCATTTTAAAAGCAAAGAAAATTTATTTTTATACTTGCTCGAAGCTGGGATCGAAGAGTGGATTGATCAATGGAAGAAAAAAGAAAGCCAATATCACACAGCATCAGATAAGTTGTATGGGATCGCTTTGCATGTAGCGGAAGATTTTCAGAATCCGCTCATTAAAGCGGCGGAAGAGTTCAGCGGAAGTCAGACGGCTGATCCGGAAGTATTAAGTCGTGTGCTGGAGATTACACGTATCCCGCGTCGCCTGTACCATGAAGTGCTAGCAGAAGGAATAGCCTCCGGTGAATTTGCTTCTCGTGATGTAACGGAGTTAGCGTTTATTTTTTCTGGACTGCTGGGAGGGCTCGGTGCAGCATACTATGAAGTGGGAATAGACGAATTGAAACGTTTGTACAAAGAAGCGATAACTGTGTTTCTACATGGAATCAGCCTAGAAAAGTAA
- a CDS encoding DUF4097 family beta strand repeat-containing protein, producing MSSIKKISMIALVLLLVGAAGSLLTFRSANKEVSVSEEKVIDNKNITAIQLETGNVHVEVAPTKDTVTKIQLSGKGTTETKQIFTANVEGTTLFIKLKEQQLKIFNFFPRSESLTLKVSLPEKQYASMQIDNNNGVVQIQQLNIKDVKATTDNGSIELKNIPSTTVNVESDNGKLSLDHVDGTINGKTNNGKISVVTKQLDRPMQLTSDNGNIIIRTEEEPTNVTFNVRVDNGHINILDKYTGNAVIGKGDNLIKLATDNGEITVTK from the coding sequence ATGAGTAGTATAAAAAAAATATCTATGATTGCACTGGTACTTTTACTAGTTGGTGCAGCAGGAAGCCTTTTAACATTTCGCTCAGCAAATAAAGAAGTGTCTGTTTCAGAAGAAAAAGTTATCGACAATAAAAATATTACAGCAATCCAATTAGAAACCGGCAATGTACATGTAGAAGTCGCCCCTACAAAAGATACCGTAACAAAGATACAATTATCAGGAAAAGGAACAACTGAAACAAAACAAATCTTCACAGCAAATGTTGAAGGAACAACACTCTTCATCAAACTTAAAGAACAACAGTTGAAAATTTTTAATTTCTTTCCTCGCTCCGAATCCTTAACATTAAAAGTATCTTTACCTGAAAAGCAATACGCATCTATGCAAATTGATAATAATAACGGGGTTGTACAAATACAACAGCTCAACATAAAAGATGTAAAAGCTACAACAGACAACGGAAGTATTGAATTGAAAAATATTCCTTCCACTACAGTTAATGTAGAATCAGATAACGGAAAACTCTCACTTGATCATGTAGATGGAACCATTAACGGAAAAACAAACAATGGAAAGATTTCCGTGGTAACCAAACAATTGGATCGCCCCATGCAATTAACTTCTGATAACGGGAATATCATAATCCGCACAGAAGAAGAGCCTACAAATGTAACATTTAATGTACGTGTAGACAATGGCCACATCAATATCCTCGACAAGTACACGGGTAATGCTGTGATCGGTAAAGGAGATAACTTGATCAAATTAGCAACAGATAATGGGGAAATTACTGTAACAAAATAA
- a CDS encoding DUF3817 domain-containing protein: protein MMNDPIARLRTIGLIEGISFLLLLFVAMPLKYVMNIPQGVAIIGMIHGVLFMLYILAVLNVKASQNWSIGRALGAIVAGILPFGPIILNKRLP from the coding sequence GTGATGAATGATCCCATTGCCCGTTTGCGCACGATTGGGCTTATCGAAGGGATTTCGTTCTTGCTTTTACTTTTCGTAGCCATGCCACTGAAATACGTGATGAATATCCCGCAGGGTGTGGCCATAATCGGAATGATTCACGGCGTATTGTTTATGCTCTACATTCTTGCCGTGCTTAATGTAAAAGCATCACAAAATTGGTCAATCGGACGTGCGCTTGGCGCAATTGTTGCCGGGATACTACCGTTTGGACCGATCATTTTGAATAAGCGCTTGCCATAA
- a CDS encoding ArsR/SmtB family transcription factor — MLVSPSKHDVFQAIADPTRRKLLKLLADKEMPITAITEYFPITRTAVNKHLHVLSDAGLVSSQKVGRETRYRLQPEPLVELKQWLSFFEHYWDEKLSALKDFVETDND, encoded by the coding sequence TTGCTTGTATCTCCGTCCAAGCACGATGTATTTCAAGCAATCGCTGACCCCACTCGTAGAAAGCTGTTAAAATTGCTCGCTGACAAGGAAATGCCGATTACTGCAATTACAGAATACTTCCCCATAACTCGTACTGCTGTCAACAAGCATCTGCATGTTCTTTCTGATGCGGGTCTTGTCAGCAGTCAGAAGGTCGGACGGGAAACCCGGTATAGGCTTCAGCCAGAACCTCTTGTCGAACTAAAACAATGGCTTTCTTTTTTTGAACACTATTGGGATGAAAAGCTGTCTGCTCTTAAAGATTTTGTAGAGACTGATAACGATTAG
- a CDS encoding PadR family transcriptional regulator translates to MNVQFKKGVLELCVLVLLDKQDRYGYELVQRISDQIEISEGSVYPLLRRLTKEEYFTTYLQESSEGPSRKYYQLTDKGRKYLHELIEEWNEFSSGVNQLIKEGMNNE, encoded by the coding sequence TTGAATGTACAATTTAAAAAAGGAGTCTTAGAACTATGTGTGCTTGTGTTATTGGATAAGCAAGACCGATATGGATACGAGTTGGTGCAGAGAATTTCGGATCAAATCGAAATATCCGAAGGTTCGGTATATCCACTGTTACGGCGCTTAACAAAAGAAGAATACTTCACAACATACTTACAAGAGTCGTCTGAGGGCCCATCTCGTAAATATTATCAATTAACCGACAAAGGAAGAAAATATCTTCACGAGCTTATTGAAGAGTGGAACGAATTCTCTAGCGGTGTAAATCAATTAATAAAAGAAGGGATGAACAATGAATAA
- a CDS encoding DUF1700 domain-containing protein, whose amino-acid sequence MNKVQFLNQLDSSLKRLSPNERKDILQDYEEHFAVGLEAGKTEEEIAASLGLPNQIAKELLALYHLEKVETAATTGNIMRAAWATIGLSFFNLVIVFGPFIALVGVIFAGWTAGMAFVASPLLVLVNTVINPGTFELADLFLSMALCGIGLFIAIGMFFTTKTVIHLFVRYLKFNASLVKGGLKHE is encoded by the coding sequence ATGAATAAAGTACAGTTTTTAAACCAATTAGACTCATCATTAAAAAGACTTTCGCCAAATGAACGTAAGGACATTCTACAAGATTATGAAGAGCATTTCGCAGTGGGTTTAGAAGCAGGAAAAACAGAAGAAGAAATTGCTGCATCACTTGGTTTACCAAATCAAATTGCAAAAGAACTGCTTGCTTTGTATCATCTTGAAAAAGTGGAGACAGCGGCGACTACAGGGAACATTATGCGTGCAGCCTGGGCCACCATCGGATTAAGCTTTTTCAACTTGGTGATTGTCTTCGGGCCATTTATTGCACTAGTTGGAGTGATCTTTGCTGGCTGGACAGCAGGTATGGCGTTTGTTGCCTCCCCACTTCTCGTTCTCGTTAACACAGTAATAAATCCGGGAACATTCGAACTTGCTGACTTATTCTTATCAATGGCGCTTTGTGGAATTGGATTATTTATTGCCATTGGTATGTTCTTTACGACAAAAACAGTTATACATTTATTTGTACGTTATCTAAAATTCAATGCATCACTTGTGAAAGGCGGATTAAAACATGAGTAG